One Streptomyces sp. CG4 genomic window, TGCTCGACCATCTGCTCCCGGCCGCCGATGAGCTCCTGCGCCTGCGCGAGGGAGCCGGGCAGGGCCTGGCGCACCTCTTCCAGCAGTGCGAGCAGCTCGGCGCGGTTGATCACGCAGGACGCCGACATGGGCATGGCCCGGGCGCCGGCGACCGCGGAGACGATCTCGTCGAGCTTCTTCTGCACGTCCACCTGTGCTCGCCACTCTCTACAGCCGGGTTGGAGACGGACGGGACGACTGTAGTCCCATCAGTCCTTGCGCAGGCGCTTGTTCAGGGCCTCCAGCACCGGGGCGGGCACCAGGTGGGAGACGTCGCCGCCCCAGGCCGCGACTTCCTTGACCAGGGAGGAGGAGAGGAAGCTGTAGGTGGGGTTGGTGGGCACGAACAGCGTTTCGACGCCGGTGAGGCCGTTGTTCATCTGCGCCATCTGCAGTTCGTAGTCGAAGTCGCTGACGGCGCGCAGGCCCTTGACGATGGCCGGGATGTCGCGCTGCTTGCAGAAGTCGACGAGGAGGCCGTGGAAGGCCTCGACCCGGACGTTGCCGTAGTCGGCGGTGACCTCGCGGATCAGTTCGATCCGCTCCTCGATCTCGAACAGGCCCTTCTTGGACTTGTTGATCATCACGGCGACGTAGACCTCGTCGTACAGACGGGAGGCGCGGCCAATGATGTCGAGATGTCCGTTGGTGATCGGGTCGAACGACCCGGGACAGACGGCGCGGCGCACTTGTGATCCCTCGCTCTCCGGTCCTGTCATCGTGCGTCTTCGCACGTAGCGGCGGCGCGACCGTACCAAAACGTTCCCTCACCGTAGCGACGGGACCGCAGGGCCTCGAAGCCGTCCGGCCAGTGGAATGGGCCGCCTCTCGTGCTGCGCTCCACGGTGACGAGGGCTTCTTCGGCGAGCCAGCCTTCCGAGAGGAGTGTGAGCAGAATCTCGCGAAGATCGTCGTCCGTGACGGCGTACGGGGGGTCGAGGAAGACGAGGTCGTACGGCTCGGCGGGGGGTGCGGTTCTGATGACTTGTTCCGCTTTGCCCGCTCTCACCTCGGCGCCGGGGAGGGCGAGGTTCTTCGCGTTCTCGCGGACGACCTTCGCGGCGCGGGCGTCGGCCTCGACGAGAAGGGTGTGGCTCGCGCCTCGGGACAGCGCCTCCAGGCCTACGGCTCCCGAGCCGGCGTAGAGGTCGAGGACCCGTTCGCCGTCCAGGGGGCCGCCGAGGAGCGACTGCCAGGTGGAGAAGAGGCCTTCGCGTGCTCGGTCTGATGTCGGCCGGGTTCCAGTGCCGGGCGGTACTGACAGGCGCCGTCCGCCTGCCCGACCGGCGATCACGCGGGTCATGGGGGGTCCTTCTCCGTGGGCGGCTTTACGGTTCATTGTGGCTGGTCGCGCCCGCGTGGCGGTAGCCGCACAGCCGATACGGCCCCGCGCCTGCGGGCGGGCACGCCTCATCCCTGTTCCGGGTACTGCTCTCATCCCTTTTCCAGGTACTGCTCTCTCTCCTCGTCCAAGAGGGCGTCCAGGGCCGTACGCAGACCCGGAAGGTGCCGCAGCTCCGGATCCGCCGTCACCACCGCCGTCGCCTCCTCCCTGGCCTCCGCGATGACCTCCTCGTCCTCGATGACCGCCAGGACTCGCAGGCTGGTGCGGGCGCCGGACTGGGCCTGGCCGAGGACGTCGCCCTCGCGGCGTTGTTCGAGGTCGATGCGAGAGAGCTCGAAGCCGTCGAGGGTGGAGGCGACGGCGTTCAGGCGCTGGCGGGCGGCGCTGGCCTCGGGCATCTCGGTGACCAGGAGACAGAGGCCGGGGGCCGAGCCACGGCCGACGCGGCCGCGGAGCTGGTGGAGCTGGGAGACGCCGAAGCGGTCGGCGTCCATGATCACCATGGCGGTGGCGTTGGGGACGTTGACGCCGACCTCGATCACGGTCGTGGCGACCAGGACGTCCGTCTCGCCGGCCGCGAAGCGGCGCATGACCGCGTCCTTGTCGTCGGGGTGCATACGGCCGTGGAGGACCTCGACCCGCAGGCCCTGAAGGGGGCCCTTGGCCAACTGGTCCGCCACGTCGAGGACGGCGAGCGGCGGACGCTTCTCGGCCTCGTCCTCCGGGGACTTCTTCGCCTTCCTCGGGTCGGCGGCCTCATCGATGTCGTCGCCGATGCGGGGGCAGACGACGTACGCCTGGTGGCCGTTCGCCACCTCCTCGCGGACCCGCTCCCAGGCGCGGGCGAGGAAGTGGGGCTTGTCGGCGGCGGGGACCACATGACTGGCGATCGGGGAGCGGCCGGCCGGGAGCTGGTCGAGGACGGAGGTCTCCAGGTCGCCGAAGACCGTCATGGCGACCGTGCGCGGGATGGGGGTGGCCGTCATGACGAGGAGGTGGGGAGGCTGCTTTCCCTTGCCGCGCAGGGCGTCTCGCTGTTCCACGCCGAAGCGGTGCTGTTCGTCGACCACGACCAGGCCGAGATCGTGGAACTGAATCTTGTCCTCGATCAGGGCGTGGGTGCCGATGACGACGCCGGCCTCGCCGGTGACGAGGTCCAGCAGGGCCTGGCGGCGGGCGGCGGCGCCCATGGAGCCGGTGAGCAGCACGACCTTGGTGGCCTGCTCGGCGCCGCCCAGCATGCCTCCCTCGGCCAGCTCGCCCATCATCTCGGTGATCGAGCGGTGGTGCTGCTGGGCGAGGACCTCGGTGGGCGCGAGCATGGCCGCCTGACCGCCGGCGTCGACCACGGCGAGCATCGCGCGCAGGGCCACCATGGTGTTGTGGGTCACGGTGAAGTTGTCGGTGACGTAGGCACGGCTGGGGTGGGCGACGCTGATGCACTGGACCGGCTTGCGCCCCACATGTTCGACGGCACGGATCCCGCGGCGGAAGGTGTCGTATTCCGGCCGGGGCCGGACCCGGTCCGCCTTGCGGGACAGCCGAAACGGGGCGTACTCGCCCGGCAGCGCGACGGAGACCTCGAAGGCGCCTCGCTTCGGCAGGACCCGTGCTCTGCCTCCCAGCGAACGCACGAGCCAGGCGACATCGTCCGCGAGCCGGCGTGAGGCCGAGCAGAACGAGATGTCGGGGCCATTCGCCTGAACGGTGCCGTCCGTGTCCAGGAGCCCCTGCAGCAGCGCGAGACGGTTCTTGATCGAGGTGTTCTTGAACTCGGCGGGGATGAACGTGCCGTGCGAGGCCGTCCCCCACAATCCCAGATCACGGAGGGTCTGGATGACGGGGTTGCGCACTCCGCCCGTGCGACGGGCGAGTTCAAGCGTGTAGTCGCATCGAGAGCCCGTGACCGGAACAAGACGGCAGTCGGGAGCCACCGCCGACGCCACGGCGTCGCGGATCTCGGCGTCGGCGGTGGACAGCCTCACGGTGTGCCGGAACGAGCCGTCGCCCAGCAGCAGACCGAACAGGTAGGGGTCGAGCGGAAGCTGCGCATCGCCCCCCAGGTCGACCGGGGCCGCCACGGGGAGATACCACTTCGAAGATCCGTCGGCCTCGACCGTGTCGCAACGGATCTCCCGGGTCGTCATGACCCTGGGGGCCTGGCCACGGTGCCACCCACGGCGCGTGCCGACGATCCAGAGATGCTCGTCGTCGCACTCCACGGAACTTCCGTCAGAGAGGACCAGCCGCCAGACATCGCGCTCTCCCTGCGGGAAGACACCGTCGACCACCGCGATCTCCCCGTCCGGAACGACAACTTCGTCTCCGGCCGCCAGGTCCCCCATACGACGGAATCCGGATGGTGCGAGCACGAGCGAGTCGAGCGGCTGGGCCTTCCCCGAGCCGACCTCGCCCTGCAGCAGGCGGTGCATCGGGTGTTCCGTGGCGAGGTCGTCGAAGATCTCCTTGGAGACCTTCTGCTGACCCTCGGTGAGGGTGAAGGGCAGGCGGTCGTCGAAGGCCGCGAGGAGGCCGTCGGGCGTGGGACGGCGCGGCACGGCGGGGAGCTGGGCGTCCGCGTGGCGGCGGCGGGCCAGGGCGACCTGGAGGACGAAGGCCTCGTCCCACTTCAGGCGGGCACGGGCGCCCGCGATGTCGGCCTTGGTGTGCGGACGGTGGATCTTGAGGATGGCCTCGGGGAGAGGGAGGAGGGCGCGGCCCTCGCGGAGGGACGGCGGCAGCGGGTCGACGGCCTCCTGCGCGGTGGGCAGCACCGTCTGGACCGCCTTGCCGATCTTCCAGGACTCCAGTTTGGCCGTGGCCGGGTAGATGGGGATCAGGGCGCCGGCCCAGCTCTCCACCGTCTCGTCACTGTCGCCTCGCAGCAACTCGTAGGCCGGATGGGCCAGTTGGAGGCGGCGGTTGAAGACGGAGACCTTGCCGGCGAACAACGCGCGCGTGCCCGGCAGCAGCTCCTTGTGCGGCTTGTGGACGCCGTTGCCGAAGAAGACCAGCTGGAGCCGGCCGCTGCCGTCGGTGATCGTGACCTCCAGCCGCTGGCCCTTGCCGCGGGGGGCCTTGGCGGAGGCGAAGGTGTGCAGCCGGGCGTCGGCCACCTGGGCGACCACCGTGACGTGCTCGTCCATGGGGAGGTCGGCGAGATGGGTGAGCTGGCCGCGCTCCTCGTATCTGCGCGGGTAGTGGTGGAGCAGGTCGCCGACGGTGTGCAGGCCGAGGTGCTCGGCCATCACCTTCGCGGTGGCGGGGCCGAGCACTGACTTCAGTGGCTGCTTCAGTGGTTCTTCCAGTGCGGGCACGGGATCCATTGCACACCACGGCACTGACAATGCCGTAGACGCCGCCCGGCGGAACACGGTGGACGCTAGCCTGCGGATTCGTCCGAAAGGCCGTTAACATCCAGGAAACCCCTGGTCAGGTGGGCTGATCCGGCTCTAGGATGGCGCGCTCCGGCCATCCTCCGCGGTCACCGCACGCCGGGACCGCCCGACCCCGCGCCGCACGCACTCCCCCCTCCGGCGCAGTGACGATGGACTCCCAGACCTCACAGTCAGCCCAGGCATCCCAGTCACCTCACTCACCTCACACGTTCCAGGTCGACCTGCGCGGTCTGGTGGACCTGCTCTCCCATCACCTCTACTCCAGTCCCAAGGTCTATCTGCGCGAGCTGCTGCAGAACGCCGTCGACGCCGTCACCGCGCGGCGGACCGGACAGCCGGACGCCCC contains:
- the rsmD gene encoding 16S rRNA (guanine(966)-N(2))-methyltransferase RsmD, which produces MTRVIAGRAGGRRLSVPPGTGTRPTSDRAREGLFSTWQSLLGGPLDGERVLDLYAGSGAVGLEALSRGASHTLLVEADARAAKVVRENAKNLALPGAEVRAGKAEQVIRTAPPAEPYDLVFLDPPYAVTDDDLREILLTLLSEGWLAEEALVTVERSTRGGPFHWPDGFEALRSRRYGEGTFWYGRAAATCEDAR
- the coaD gene encoding pantetheine-phosphate adenylyltransferase: MRRAVCPGSFDPITNGHLDIIGRASRLYDEVYVAVMINKSKKGLFEIEERIELIREVTADYGNVRVEAFHGLLVDFCKQRDIPAIVKGLRAVSDFDYELQMAQMNNGLTGVETLFVPTNPTYSFLSSSLVKEVAAWGGDVSHLVPAPVLEALNKRLRKD
- a CDS encoding helicase-related protein; the protein is MDPVPALEEPLKQPLKSVLGPATAKVMAEHLGLHTVGDLLHHYPRRYEERGQLTHLADLPMDEHVTVVAQVADARLHTFASAKAPRGKGQRLEVTITDGSGRLQLVFFGNGVHKPHKELLPGTRALFAGKVSVFNRRLQLAHPAYELLRGDSDETVESWAGALIPIYPATAKLESWKIGKAVQTVLPTAQEAVDPLPPSLREGRALLPLPEAILKIHRPHTKADIAGARARLKWDEAFVLQVALARRRHADAQLPAVPRRPTPDGLLAAFDDRLPFTLTEGQQKVSKEIFDDLATEHPMHRLLQGEVGSGKAQPLDSLVLAPSGFRRMGDLAAGDEVVVPDGEIAVVDGVFPQGERDVWRLVLSDGSSVECDDEHLWIVGTRRGWHRGQAPRVMTTREIRCDTVEADGSSKWYLPVAAPVDLGGDAQLPLDPYLFGLLLGDGSFRHTVRLSTADAEIRDAVASAVAPDCRLVPVTGSRCDYTLELARRTGGVRNPVIQTLRDLGLWGTASHGTFIPAEFKNTSIKNRLALLQGLLDTDGTVQANGPDISFCSASRRLADDVAWLVRSLGGRARVLPKRGAFEVSVALPGEYAPFRLSRKADRVRPRPEYDTFRRGIRAVEHVGRKPVQCISVAHPSRAYVTDNFTVTHNTMVALRAMLAVVDAGGQAAMLAPTEVLAQQHHRSITEMMGELAEGGMLGGAEQATKVVLLTGSMGAAARRQALLDLVTGEAGVVIGTHALIEDKIQFHDLGLVVVDEQHRFGVEQRDALRGKGKQPPHLLVMTATPIPRTVAMTVFGDLETSVLDQLPAGRSPIASHVVPAADKPHFLARAWERVREEVANGHQAYVVCPRIGDDIDEAADPRKAKKSPEDEAEKRPPLAVLDVADQLAKGPLQGLRVEVLHGRMHPDDKDAVMRRFAAGETDVLVATTVIEVGVNVPNATAMVIMDADRFGVSQLHQLRGRVGRGSAPGLCLLVTEMPEASAARQRLNAVASTLDGFELSRIDLEQRREGDVLGQAQSGARTSLRVLAVIEDEEVIAEAREEATAVVTADPELRHLPGLRTALDALLDEEREQYLEKG